A genomic region of Ignavibacteriota bacterium contains the following coding sequences:
- a CDS encoding glycerophosphodiester phosphodiesterase: MTLLKVIILIALIVSLNNCQSDKLIIIAHRGGSKLAPENTLAAFKNAMTLGVNMIEIDVILSKDKEVVVIHDDRIDRTTNGSGIVKEMNLIEIQKYSAGDWFDSKYKDEKIPTLNQVMNLINGKVKLLIEIKGGDEEYPGLENKVVEIIEKYNAYNWVIVQSFNEQTVLRVKKGNKKIITFYLLGKNGVQYLEELQKIDRIENKYDGLAPNYNLVNKTNLEMIKNHGLKCFVWTVNELDIMKEMIKLKVDGIITDSPNQLKELL, from the coding sequence ATGACTTTATTAAAAGTAATAATTTTAATTGCGTTAATTGTATCCTTAAATAATTGTCAATCAGATAAATTAATAATTATTGCTCATAGAGGCGGTTCAAAATTAGCACCGGAAAATACTTTAGCGGCTTTTAAAAATGCAATGACGCTTGGCGTTAATATGATAGAGATTGATGTTATTCTATCAAAAGATAAAGAAGTTGTTGTAATTCATGATGACCGTATTGACAGAACGACTAATGGTTCGGGAATTGTAAAAGAAATGAATTTAATTGAAATTCAAAAATACAGCGCCGGAGATTGGTTTGACAGCAAGTATAAAGATGAAAAGATACCGACACTAAATCAAGTGATGAATTTAATAAATGGGAAAGTGAAGTTGCTTATTGAAATAAAAGGCGGCGATGAAGAATATCCTGGATTGGAAAATAAAGTTGTAGAAATCATTGAGAAATATAATGCATACAATTGGGTAATTGTGCAGTCGTTTAATGAACAAACTGTTTTAAGAGTTAAAAAGGGAAATAAAAAAATTATTACATTTTATTTGCTTGGCAAAAATGGAGTTCAATATTTAGAAGAATTGCAAAAAATCGATCGAATTGAAAATAAGTATGATGGACTTGCGCCAAACTACAATTTAGTAAATAAAACAAATTTAGAAATGATTAAAAACCATGGATTAAAATGTTTTGTTTGGACCGTAAACGAATTGGATATTATGAAAGAAATGATAAAGTTAAAAGTGGATGGAATTATAACTGATTCACCAAACCAGTTAAAAGAACTTTTATAG